In Arachis stenosperma cultivar V10309 chromosome 1, arast.V10309.gnm1.PFL2, whole genome shotgun sequence, one DNA window encodes the following:
- the LOC130954708 gene encoding dof zinc finger protein DOF5.4-like has translation MQEIHSMGGTRFFGAAADRRLRPHHHHPHQNTATNCHQQQALKCPRCDSLNTKFCYYNNYNLSQPRHFCKNCRRYWTKGGVLRNVPVGGGCRKSKRSNDNKTAKTSKNNNSNNNSATATSSAETPPQTTSSQAPPTDQNSNSHSSSESSNLTAAAAAATIGTTELNSDSSKLLIHENNNNNASSNPNLESGIFSEIGTLTSLMASSSSNNDALAFGFGGGGVVPDATSFQWHQQQKLPENLNGSGGSLLDHHGHGSTVTVDLSALQSKTGNGGFGPLDWQAGVDQGLFDLPNSVDHAYWSHTQWPDHDNSNLFHLP, from the coding sequence ATGCAGGAGATACATTCAATGGGAGGCACCAGGTTCTTCGGCGCCGCTGCTGACAGGAGGCTCAGGCcacaccaccaccaccctcaCCAGAACACCGCTACCAACTGCCACCAGCAGCAAGCACTTAAATGTCCCCGTTGTGACTCACTCAACACCAAGTTCTGTTACTACAACAACTACAACCTCTCCCAGCCACGCCACTTCTGCAAGAACTGCCGCCGCTACTGGACCAAAGGCGGCGTCCTCCGCAACGTCCCTGTCGGCGGCGGTTGCCGCAAGTCCAAGCGTTCCAACGACAACAAGACCGCCAAAACCagcaaaaataataatagtaataataatagcGCCACCGCAACTTCCTCCGCGGAAACGCCGCCGCAAACGACGTCGTCTCAGGCTCCACCGACGGACCAGAACTCCAATTCTCACTCCAGCAGCGAGAGCTCTAACCTCACCGCAGCGGCGGCGGCGGCGACCATCGGCACGACGGAGCTTAACTCTGATTCTTCCAAGTTGTTGATCCACGAGAATAACAACAACAACGCTTCCTCGAACCCTAATTTGGAGAGCGGTATTTTCTCTGAGATAGGGACGCTGACGAGCTTGatggcttcttcttcttccaacaACGATGCATTGGCGTTTGGATTTGGAGGTGGTGGTGTTGTTCCTGATGCGACGTCGTTTCAGTGGCATCAGCAGCAGAAGTTGCCGGAGAATCTGAACGGTAGTGGTGGGAGCTTGCTGGATCATCATGGACACGGTAGTACTGTAACCGTTGATTTGTCGGCACTTCAGAGCAAGACAGGAAACGGTGGATTTGGACCGTTGGATTGGCAAGCTGGTGTGGATCAAGGTTTGTTTGATCTCCCCAACTCCGTTGATCATGCTTACTGGAGTCACACTCAATGGCCTGATCACGATAATTCTAATCTCTTTCATCTCCCCTGA